A genomic stretch from Methanoculleus horonobensis includes:
- a CDS encoding SRPBCC domain-containing protein — MEEAEQIKSDILVERVFDAPRELVWRAWTEPGCVKRWWGPKGFTAPAIEIDLRVGGRYLYGMRSPEGQDFWNTGVYREIVPGKRIVATDSFSDAEGNVVPASDYGMTGDWPLELVATVTFNEIEGRTEMTIQEPDVPTGENREMAEAGWNESFDKLADLLKELSRGETGA; from the coding sequence ATGGAAGAAGCAGAGCAGATCAAGTCGGATATTCTCGTCGAGCGGGTCTTCGATGCTCCGCGGGAACTCGTCTGGAGGGCGTGGACAGAGCCGGGGTGTGTAAAGCGCTGGTGGGGGCCGAAGGGCTTCACCGCGCCGGCCATCGAGATCGATCTCCGCGTGGGAGGGAGATACCTGTATGGCATGCGGTCGCCCGAGGGCCAGGACTTCTGGAACACGGGCGTTTACCGCGAGATCGTCCCCGGGAAGCGGATCGTCGCCACCGACTCGTTCTCGGACGCGGAGGGCAACGTCGTCCCGGCCTCGGACTACGGGATGACCGGGGACTGGCCGCTGGAACTGGTGGCGACGGTGACGTTCAACGAGATCGAAGGCCGGACGGAGATGACCATACAGGAGCCCGACGTCCCAACGGGCGAGAACCGCGAGATGGCCGAGGCCGGGTGGAACGAGTCCTTCGACAAACTCGCCGACCTCCTGAAGGAACTCTCAAGGGGAGAGACCGGCGCCTGA
- a CDS encoding alpha/beta fold hydrolase, with protein sequence MVDLPIVLVLLGIAVAGVAVTARYRGDMRAVRERIESLESRVARTACGPIGYVRVGDGYPVLVVHGNAGGFDQGLMLAGWTIDPGFQVIAPSRFGYPGSPMPPRASVAMQADAFAVLLDALAIERAAVVGYSAGSASALQFAVCHPDRVSALVLVEPVAPGKGPVMPKPIFTVFFKSDFIYWATITGFWPIVGGPWAGVPPGKRLSPKDKAEVRMLLSSLLPVSARVDGSSFDIYVSTPGLLNATESDYPFGSIRTPALVISAVDDPLALHENARALVEKIPNARLQAVSGGGHILLGHHEEVRRGIAEFLRRTVASPLNEKGK encoded by the coding sequence ATGGTTGACCTCCCGATCGTTCTCGTCCTCCTCGGTATCGCCGTCGCGGGGGTGGCGGTCACGGCACGTTACCGGGGGGATATGCGTGCCGTCCGGGAGCGTATCGAGAGCCTTGAGAGCCGGGTTGCCCGGACCGCCTGCGGACCGATCGGGTACGTCCGGGTGGGAGACGGCTACCCGGTGCTGGTCGTCCACGGCAACGCTGGCGGGTTCGACCAGGGGTTGATGCTCGCCGGGTGGACCATCGACCCGGGGTTTCAGGTCATCGCGCCCTCGAGGTTCGGCTACCCCGGCTCGCCCATGCCTCCGCGGGCGAGCGTCGCCATGCAGGCGGATGCCTTTGCCGTTCTGCTGGACGCCCTCGCTATCGAGCGGGCGGCCGTCGTAGGCTACTCGGCGGGATCGGCATCGGCGCTCCAGTTCGCCGTTTGCCACCCGGACCGCGTCTCGGCGCTCGTCCTCGTCGAGCCCGTCGCACCGGGGAAGGGGCCGGTCATGCCGAAACCCATATTCACCGTCTTCTTCAAGAGCGACTTCATCTACTGGGCAACGATCACCGGCTTCTGGCCGATCGTAGGCGGACCATGGGCCGGTGTGCCCCCGGGAAAGCGGCTTAGCCCGAAAGATAAGGCCGAAGTCAGGATGCTGCTCTCAAGTCTCCTTCCCGTAAGCGCCCGGGTCGACGGAAGTTCTTTTGACATCTACGTCTCAACCCCCGGACTGCTCAACGCCACGGAGAGCGATTATCCGTTCGGTAGCATCAGGACGCCGGCGCTGGTGATCAGCGCCGTGGACGATCCGCTGGCTCTCCACGAGAACGCCCGCGCCCTCGTGGAGAAGATCCCGAACGCCCGCCTCCAGGCCGTATCCGGCGGCGGCCATATCCTTCTCGGGCACCATGAAGAGGTCCGGCGGGGGATCGCGGAGTTCCTGCGGAGGACCGTGGCCTCGCCGCTGAACGAAAAGGGAAAGTGA
- a CDS encoding CPBP family intramembrane glutamic endopeptidase: protein MAENVKPRECMSAGRSPPAFFLLLFVLSVPFLLFSGTPLPGPANLPVSALMLVCPGLAAAILVFREEGGGGVRRLVGRVADFRKIGAAWYLPILFLMPAIILISYGAALFSGRPLPADPFVPYLLIPAFVLLFFVAGAFEEVGWTGYATDPLQERWSALSAALIIGTVWAIWHFIPWILQNSPVWAAGQSLSTVALRVLIVWLYNNTRGSVFAASLFHGMVNVSEFSFPNYGSHYDPVVTGVITLAVAVAVVAVWGPATLACRS from the coding sequence ATGGCGGAGAATGTGAAACCTAGAGAATGCATGAGCGCCGGGCGGTCGCCCCCGGCGTTCTTCCTCCTGCTCTTCGTCCTCTCCGTCCCGTTCCTGCTCTTTTCCGGGACACCGCTCCCGGGGCCGGCAAACCTCCCCGTGAGCGCGCTCATGCTCGTCTGCCCGGGCTTGGCGGCCGCGATCCTGGTTTTTCGGGAGGAGGGAGGCGGCGGTGTCAGGAGGCTGGTCGGACGGGTCGCCGACTTTCGGAAGATCGGAGCCGCCTGGTACCTTCCGATCCTCTTCCTGATGCCCGCGATCATACTCATCTCCTACGGTGCCGCGCTCTTTTCCGGCCGGCCGCTCCCCGCCGACCCTTTCGTCCCGTATCTTCTGATCCCGGCCTTCGTGCTCCTCTTCTTCGTCGCCGGCGCATTCGAGGAGGTTGGCTGGACAGGATACGCCACCGACCCCCTGCAAGAGCGGTGGAGCGCTCTTTCCGCCGCACTCATCATCGGGACGGTCTGGGCGATCTGGCACTTCATCCCCTGGATCCTGCAGAACAGCCCGGTCTGGGCGGCGGGTCAGTCCCTCTCGACGGTCGCGCTCCGGGTCCTGATCGTCTGGCTCTACAACAACACCAGGGGAAGCGTCTTTGCGGCAAGCCTCTTTCACGGCATGGTGAACGTTAGTGAGTTCTCGTTCCCGAACTACGGCTCCCACTACGACCCGGTCGTAACCGGGGTGATCACGCTGGCGGTCGCGGTCGCTGTGGTGGCAGTATGGGGGCCGGCAACTCTCGCCTGCCGGTCCTGA